The following proteins are encoded in a genomic region of Herminiimonas arsenicoxydans:
- a CDS encoding putative permease (Evidence 3 : Function proposed based on presence of conserved amino acid motif, structural feature or limited homology; Product type pt : putative transporter), with amino-acid sequence MKILQKYFAAEIGRSVIFVLIAFLALFGFFDLIAELKAVGHGGYKIQHALLFVLLSMPGYLYELMPIAALIGTIWTLSQFAARSEFTIMRASSMSTGMAGLMLIKIGLVFAIVTFVVGEFVVPASSNMAEKIRTLNQGGSLSQEFRSGLWTKDMIRSNGKDGEAIGSRFLNVRTVQPDGQLTDLKIYEFNRNFHLTALITAARADYQGDNVWLLSNGSQAEFGETELMGAAVATDITTAISTRNFASKPLISEVTPEILSVGFSDPAKMSAYDLVNYTQYLAENNRETARYEIALWKKVVYPFAVFVMMALALPFAYLHFRSGGVSLKIFTGIMIGVSFQLINSLFSHLGLLNTWPPFATAILPSLLFLLAAIGALLWVERH; translated from the coding sequence ATGAAAATCCTGCAAAAATATTTCGCGGCTGAAATCGGGCGCTCGGTGATCTTTGTATTGATTGCCTTCCTGGCGCTGTTCGGCTTCTTCGATCTGATTGCCGAACTGAAGGCAGTGGGACACGGCGGCTACAAGATTCAGCATGCCTTGCTGTTTGTTCTGTTGTCTATGCCGGGCTATCTGTACGAGTTGATGCCGATTGCCGCCTTGATCGGAACCATCTGGACGCTGTCGCAATTTGCCGCGCGCTCCGAATTTACGATCATGCGGGCATCCAGCATGTCTACCGGCATGGCCGGCTTGATGCTGATCAAGATCGGCCTGGTGTTTGCCATCGTCACTTTTGTGGTCGGTGAATTCGTGGTGCCGGCTTCCTCGAATATGGCAGAGAAGATCAGAACCCTGAATCAGGGCGGCTCGCTGTCGCAAGAGTTTCGTTCCGGCCTGTGGACCAAGGATATGATCCGCTCGAACGGCAAGGATGGCGAAGCCATAGGTTCACGTTTTTTGAATGTGCGAACGGTCCAGCCTGACGGTCAGTTGACCGACCTGAAAATTTACGAATTCAACCGCAACTTCCACTTGACTGCCTTGATTACGGCTGCCAGGGCAGATTACCAGGGCGACAATGTCTGGCTGCTGTCGAATGGGTCGCAGGCGGAGTTCGGCGAAACGGAATTGATGGGCGCGGCTGTGGCGACCGATATTACCACCGCCATTTCGACCAGGAATTTTGCCAGCAAGCCGCTGATATCCGAAGTCACGCCGGAAATCCTTTCAGTGGGATTCTCCGATCCGGCAAAAATGTCGGCCTACGATCTGGTGAATTACACGCAATACCTGGCGGAAAACAATCGCGAAACGGCGCGTTATGAAATCGCTTTATGGAAAAAGGTCGTGTACCCGTTTGCGGTATTCGTGATGATGGCGCTTGCCTTGCCGTTTGCCTACCTGCATTTCCGTTCCGGCGGCGTCAGTTTGAAAATTTTTACCGGCATCATGATAGGCGTCAGCTTCCAGCTGATTAACAGTCTCTTCTCGCATCTGGGCTTGCTCAATACCTGGCCGCCGTTTGCCACGGCAATTCTGCCCAGCCTCTTGTTTCTGCTGGCTGCTATCGGTGCCTTGTTGTGGGTCGAGAGGCATTGA
- a CDS encoding putative permease (Evidence 3 : Function proposed based on presence of conserved amino acid motif, structural feature or limited homology; Product type pt : putative transporter), translating into MLIRILGQAAGGKVASADVVALIGFSALNYLPIILNLAGFMSVLLVVTRSYQDSEMVVWFASGLSLARWIPPVLVFALPIVVMTTLLSLFLTPWSNQQSAIYKERYANREDIARVSPGKFQESSSSDRVFFVEGVAGDSSKVRNIFVSSVRNGKTSVVVAKEGTVEIDPAGDKFLVMHQGRRYDGVPTQSDFQLMEFDRYGVLVASQSQALVGDTSARALTTQELLRNRNNFNDGELLWRVSLPLMGVLLMLLAIPLGFVNPRGGRSANLLIALFLFVFYSNMLSYAQAIVVQNRAAFMMAWWPVHLVALLVVVVFFSWRLKVNSRYHPLVVWAMLKRAYFAQRAAA; encoded by the coding sequence ATGCTGATTCGTATTCTGGGGCAGGCTGCCGGTGGCAAAGTCGCGTCTGCCGATGTGGTGGCACTGATCGGTTTTTCTGCGTTGAATTACTTGCCCATCATCCTGAACCTGGCCGGCTTCATGTCGGTGCTGCTGGTGGTTACGCGCAGCTATCAGGATTCGGAAATGGTGGTCTGGTTTGCATCCGGTCTGAGTCTGGCGCGCTGGATTCCGCCGGTCCTGGTGTTCGCGCTGCCTATCGTGGTGATGACGACGCTGCTCAGCCTGTTTCTCACGCCGTGGTCGAACCAGCAAAGCGCCATCTACAAGGAGCGCTATGCAAACCGCGAGGATATCGCGCGCGTCTCGCCGGGTAAATTCCAGGAATCGTCGTCATCCGATCGCGTGTTCTTCGTTGAAGGCGTCGCCGGCGATTCGAGCAAGGTCAGGAATATTTTCGTCAGCAGTGTGCGCAATGGTAAAACCAGCGTGGTGGTGGCGAAGGAAGGCACGGTTGAAATAGATCCGGCCGGCGACAAGTTTTTGGTGATGCATCAGGGGCGCCGCTACGATGGCGTGCCGACGCAATCGGATTTTCAATTGATGGAATTCGACCGCTACGGTGTTCTGGTGGCAAGTCAATCCCAGGCGCTGGTGGGCGATACCTCGGCCCGCGCGTTGACGACGCAGGAACTTTTACGCAATCGCAATAATTTCAATGATGGCGAGCTGCTGTGGCGTGTGTCCTTGCCGCTGATGGGTGTCTTGCTGATGTTGCTGGCGATCCCGCTGGGGTTCGTCAATCCGCGCGGCGGGCGCTCGGCCAACCTGCTGATTGCATTATTCCTGTTTGTTTTCTACAGCAATATGCTGAGCTATGCGCAGGCAATCGTGGTGCAAAATCGCGCTGCATTCATGATGGCGTGGTGGCCGGTACATCTGGTGGCGCTGCTGGTGGTGGTGGTGTTCTTTTCATGGCGTTTGAAGGTCAATAGTCGCTACCATCCGCTGGTGGTATGGGCCATGCTCAAGCGCGCTTATTTTGCGCAGCGGGCGGCGGCATGA
- the pepA gene encoding Cytosol aminopeptidase (Leucine aminopeptidase) (LAP) (Leucyl aminopeptidase) (Evidence 2a : Function of homologous gene experimentally demonstrated in an other organism; PubMedId : 9864319, 10984043, 21101837, 89356633, 9632255, 99380168; Product type e : enzyme), with protein MDFSIKPLDAKSTIASIKTGCIAVAVFEDKKLSAAAQALDQKGGISAALKSGDISGKAGSTLLLRGVSGVAAERVLLVGLGKEDPVSEKDFSSAVQAVARAFTSLGATEAVIALPLDAVAARDAAWSIRCTILNTRDASYRFDSLKSKKEPAPAGVKKIVFAVSAASTAIAKDAIAQAVAQANGIDLTKDLGNLPANVCTPTYLANTAKKMAKEFKLQVEVLDRKQLQALKMGSFLSVTNGSVEPPKFIVLKHMGGKAKDAPVVLVGKGITFDSGGISLKPGAAMDEMKYDMGGAASVLGTMRAIAELKLKLNVIVVIPTCENMPSGSATKPGDIVTSMSGQTIEVLNTDAEGRLVLCDALTYVERFKPAAVIDVATLTGACITALGHHNSGLFTRSDDAHDALANELLAAGKASGDTAWRMPIEDSYQEQLKSNFADMANIGGPAGGAVTAACFLERYTKKYTWAHLDIAGTAWKSGAAKGSTGRPVPLLTSFLIQRAQTAR; from the coding sequence ATGGACTTTAGCATAAAACCATTGGACGCAAAAAGCACTATCGCCAGTATCAAGACGGGGTGCATCGCCGTCGCCGTATTCGAGGACAAAAAGCTGTCAGCCGCCGCTCAGGCATTAGACCAAAAGGGCGGCATCAGTGCCGCATTAAAGTCCGGCGATATTTCCGGCAAAGCCGGTTCTACACTGCTGTTGCGCGGCGTCAGCGGCGTCGCTGCCGAACGTGTGCTGCTGGTCGGCCTGGGCAAGGAAGACCCCGTAAGCGAAAAGGATTTTTCATCCGCAGTGCAGGCCGTTGCACGCGCATTTACCTCGCTGGGAGCAACTGAGGCCGTCATCGCCCTGCCGCTGGACGCGGTTGCTGCACGCGACGCGGCATGGAGCATACGCTGCACCATACTCAACACGCGCGACGCTTCCTATCGCTTCGACAGTCTGAAAAGCAAAAAAGAACCTGCCCCTGCCGGCGTGAAAAAAATCGTCTTTGCAGTCAGCGCTGCGTCAACCGCTATCGCCAAAGATGCCATCGCGCAAGCAGTCGCACAAGCCAACGGCATAGACCTCACCAAAGATCTGGGCAATCTCCCGGCCAATGTCTGCACGCCGACCTATCTGGCCAATACAGCCAAAAAAATGGCCAAGGAATTCAAGCTGCAAGTCGAAGTGCTGGATCGCAAGCAATTGCAGGCGCTGAAAATGGGCAGCTTCCTGTCCGTCACCAACGGCAGCGTCGAACCGCCGAAGTTCATCGTGCTCAAGCATATGGGCGGCAAAGCCAAGGATGCGCCGGTCGTTCTGGTCGGCAAAGGCATCACCTTCGATTCGGGCGGCATCTCGCTCAAACCCGGCGCGGCCATGGATGAAATGAAATACGACATGGGCGGCGCGGCCTCCGTGCTCGGCACCATGCGCGCGATCGCCGAACTGAAATTGAAGCTCAACGTCATCGTTGTCATTCCGACCTGTGAAAACATGCCGTCCGGCAGCGCCACCAAACCCGGCGATATCGTGACCTCGATGTCCGGCCAGACCATTGAAGTCTTGAATACCGATGCCGAAGGCCGTCTGGTGCTGTGCGATGCGCTGACCTATGTCGAGCGCTTCAAACCGGCTGCCGTGATAGACGTCGCCACACTGACTGGTGCCTGCATCACGGCGCTCGGCCATCACAATTCCGGCTTGTTTACCCGCAGCGACGACGCACACGATGCGCTTGCCAACGAACTGCTTGCTGCCGGCAAGGCCTCCGGCGACACCGCATGGCGCATGCCTATCGAAGACAGCTATCAGGAACAGTTGAAATCGAATTTTGCCGACATGGCGAATATCGGCGGTCCGGCCGGCGGTGCAGTCACTGCAGCCTGCTTCCTCGAACGCTACACGAAGAAATATACATGGGCGCATCTGGATATCGCCGGCACCGCCTGGAAAAGCGGTGCAGCCAAAGGTTCGACTGGTCGCCCTGTGCCTTTGCTGACCAGCTTCCTGATCCAGCGCGCGCAGACAGCCAGGTAA
- a CDS encoding NADP-dependent L-serine/L-allo-threonine dehydrogenase (Evidence 2a : Function of homologous gene experimentally demonstrated in an other organism; PubMedId : 22422630; Product type e : enzyme), producing the protein MIVLITGASSGFGAEMARKFAQQGHKVIATGRRKDRLDDLAAELGAAVLTVAMDVTDKHSITAALDSLPAEWREIDVLINNAGLALGVAPAQTASLEQWETMIETNCKGLVTVTRLVLPDMLKRNRGTIINIGSSAGAYAYPGANVYGATKAFVAQFTLNLRADLVGTGVRATNLAPGLAGGTEFSNVRLSDDAAAAKVYEGTVPLSPGDIADTAYWIATLPPHVNINHIEIMPTCQGFGPLLIKRNT; encoded by the coding sequence ATGATTGTTTTGATCACAGGTGCAAGCTCAGGCTTCGGTGCTGAAATGGCACGGAAATTTGCACAACAGGGTCACAAAGTCATTGCCACCGGACGTCGCAAAGACCGTCTGGACGATCTCGCCGCAGAACTGGGCGCAGCCGTTTTGACCGTCGCAATGGACGTGACCGACAAGCATTCCATCACCGCTGCTCTGGATTCACTGCCTGCCGAATGGCGAGAGATAGACGTCCTGATCAACAATGCAGGTCTCGCGCTCGGCGTCGCGCCTGCACAGACCGCATCGCTGGAACAATGGGAAACCATGATAGAGACCAACTGCAAAGGTCTGGTCACCGTCACCCGCCTGGTCTTGCCGGATATGCTCAAGCGCAATCGCGGCACCATCATCAACATCGGTTCCAGCGCAGGTGCGTACGCCTATCCCGGCGCCAATGTGTATGGTGCAACCAAGGCTTTCGTCGCGCAGTTCACACTGAATTTGCGGGCCGATCTGGTCGGCACAGGCGTACGTGCAACCAACCTCGCGCCAGGCCTGGCTGGCGGCACGGAGTTCTCGAATGTGCGCCTGAGTGACGATGCGGCCGCAGCCAAGGTTTACGAAGGAACTGTACCTCTGAGTCCTGGCGATATCGCCGATACTGCCTACTGGATCGCGACTTTGCCACCGCATGTGAATATCAATCACATCGAAATCATGCCGACCTGCCAAGGCTTTGGCCCCTTGCTCATCAAGCGTAATACCTGA